One region of Selenihalanaerobacter shriftii genomic DNA includes:
- the hrcA gene encoding heat-inducible transcriptional repressor HrcA, translated as MLKMTERKKKVLKAIINEYVMTAEPIGSRTLVRRYNFGFSSATIRNEMADLEEMGYLKQPHKSAGRIPSDRGYRFYVDTLMELQKVSKRQQEAIKDNYEYEAKAKEIHEIIYKTSNMLSDLTKYTSLILSPQVKNSVFRSLKLIPLDSKNVLLILITDLGIQDRIVAMPQELSHSELQEMSRFLNERLRGLTLNQINEQLLSDLEHKLLDRLDYFEGNINFLYPDLFNPISSKEKVYLGGTTNILEQPEFNDIQKVKSVLRLLEEEELLYDILGTISGDDNMSGVSITIGQENEIDEIKNCSMVTATYRLNNRAIGKIGVLGPTRMDYSNVVSIVKMMAQVLSSMLTDKNK; from the coding sequence ATGTTGAAGATGACGGAACGGAAGAAGAAGGTATTAAAGGCCATCATTAATGAGTATGTGATGACTGCTGAACCGATTGGTTCACGTACGTTAGTGAGAAGATATAACTTTGGATTTAGCTCGGCAACCATCAGGAATGAAATGGCTGATTTAGAAGAAATGGGTTATTTAAAACAGCCACATAAATCGGCTGGTCGAATTCCGTCAGACAGAGGATATAGGTTTTATGTAGACACATTAATGGAATTACAAAAAGTTTCTAAGCGACAACAAGAGGCGATTAAAGATAACTATGAATATGAAGCTAAGGCTAAAGAAATACATGAAATTATTTATAAGACTTCAAATATGTTATCAGATTTAACTAAGTATACGTCTTTAATTTTAAGCCCTCAGGTTAAAAATAGTGTTTTTAGAAGTTTAAAATTAATTCCACTAGATAGTAAGAATGTATTATTAATCTTAATTACTGACCTTGGTATACAAGATCGAATAGTTGCTATGCCACAAGAGTTGAGTCATTCTGAGTTACAGGAGATGTCACGGTTTTTGAATGAACGATTACGAGGGTTGACTTTAAATCAAATAAATGAGCAGTTATTATCAGATTTAGAGCATAAATTACTTGATCGACTTGATTATTTTGAAGGTAATATTAATTTTCTATATCCAGATTTGTTTAATCCTATTTCTAGTAAAGAGAAGGTTTATTTAGGTGGAACAACAAATATTTTAGAACAACCAGAATTTAATGATATTCAAAAAGTCAAATCAGTATTGCGACTTTTAGAAGAAGAAGAATTATTATATGATATTTTGGGAACTATATCTGGTGATGATAATATGTCTGGAGTTAGTATTACCATTGGTCAAGAGAATGAAATTGATGAAATTAAAAATTGTAGTATGGTAACTGCTACTTATAGATTAAATAATAGAGCTATCGGAAAAATTGGAG